A window of the Hypomesus transpacificus isolate Combined female chromosome 22, fHypTra1, whole genome shotgun sequence genome harbors these coding sequences:
- the si:dkey-37g12.1 gene encoding atrial natriuretic peptide receptor 1 — MKFLSRVLQLALCLAPWVEGSEFTLLLVLPNTSQPFSVGRIGAGALIAIDKVNQSPELLKGHRLKYEYVDDECHDVNGPGKIVEMKQRLNYSAFIGPSCSNVCAITAKLAAFWNIPVISPTCADQQLLDKKAYPTLTRVFGPFTKMGSFFVRICRKFDWKRIGIIHEPEPIWVIPAEGIRYQAQVNNISVAKYVKFEDPGGQDDRSLLLDRVLMEVAKVSRIIVISAGGETVRRFLIQAHRNKLTNGDYVFFCFEPYILTEMFGNFDWRRGDAEDSLAKEAYRTLFLLSLYKPDNQGYHDFSNNVIRRSQEDFGHTYTNEKVSVLAAIAHDSVWLYAQALAETLAEQGDPYDGRAVTHRMWNRTITGIQGDVTMDASGDRESAYMVKHIQGEDGEFKVIANYFGANKTYESVDGVKILWPGGRKTPPRDTPPCGYNGELCTDRRLLIAMGMIASVLVTGTIAVCFLYRKYILHEKVSVMLWRVNPSDVTMIENSSTSTGQVPFFNSQSIHASSESILDILEDRQSSLRTAVYKDNICWVRFLNVKNVSLSGELVTELKQCRDLIHPNICSFIGVCLEAPQLFLLTEYCPKGSLHDILTNGSIKLDWSFKYSLLLDIVKGMDYLHRSPLRSHGHLSSFNCVVDSRFVLKVTDHGLGDLRRPLSREPWTTLVWRAPELLRDCPPPAGTQRGDVYSFGIIVQEVVYRNGPFFIPNSSLKAKDIVAGVKAGGCSPLRPHTDREVCPESVEALMASCWSERAAERPDFSSLRLIVKRLCPSGGESILDNLLSRLEQYATNLEEVVNERTGQLLEEKRRAEGLLTQMLPRSVAVQLIAGKTVRAETYDCVTIYFSDIEGFTAMSASLTPMQVVNVLNDLYTYFDNIIDNHNVYKVETIGDAYMVVSGLPIRNGVNHAKEIARMSLSMVQGMKQYQSPHVPQQQLKVRIGLHSGPCVAGVVGLKMPRYCLFGDTVNTASRVESCGSPLKIHVSSSTKALLDTFGTFHCELRGDILMKGKGLVRTFWLLGEHQ; from the exons ATGAAGTTCCTCTCACGAGTCCTGCAGCTGGCCCTCTGCCTTGCTCCCTGGGTTGAGGGCTCAGAGTTCACCCTGCTCCTGGTCCTGCCCAACACCTCTCAGCCCTTCAGTGTGGGCAGGATCGGGGCTGGTGCCCTCATTGCCATAGACAAGGTGAACCAGAGCCCTGAGCTGTTAAAAG GTCACAGACTAAAGTACGAGTATGTGGACGACGAATGTCACGATGTGAACGGGCCTGGGAAGATTGTGGAGATGAAACAGAGACTTAACTACAGTGCTTTCATCGGCCCCTCCTGTTCCAAT GTATGTGCCATCACAGCAAAACTAGCAGCCTTCTGGAACATTCCCGTCATTAGCCCCACCTGCGCAGACCAGCAATTGCTCGACAAAAAG GCATACCCCACTCTGACCAGGGTGTTTGGTCCCTTCACTAAGATGGGTTCCTTCTTTGTTAGAATCTGTAGAAAATTTGATTGGAAACGGATCGGGATCATTCATGAGCCTGAACCAATCTGGGTCATACCAGCAGAAGGCATCAG GTATCAAGCACAGGTCAATAACATATCTGTGGCCAAATACGTGAAGTTTGAAGACCCTGGTGGTCAGGATGACAGATCCCTCCTACTAGACCGTGTCCTCATGGAGGTTGCCAAGGTCTCACGCA TCATAGTGATCTCTGCagggggggagacagtcagACGCTTCCTGATCCAGGCACACAGGAACAAACTGACCAATGGGGACTATGTCTTTTTCTGCTTCGAACCCTATATCCTGACGGAGATGTTCGGCAACTTTGATTGGAGAAGAG gtgacGCTGAGGACTCGCTGGCTAAAGAGGCCTACAGAACCTTGTTTCTGCTCTCACTCTACAAGCCAGACAATCAGGGCTACCATGACTTTTCCAACAATGTCATCCGCCGGTCTCAAGAAGACTTTGGTCACACCTACACAAATGAAAAG GTGTCCGTGCTGGCAGCGATAGCCCATGATTCTGTGTGGCTGTATGCACAGGCCCTGGCTGAAACCCTGGCGGAGCAGGGTGACCCCTACGATGGCCGAGCTGTCACCCACAGAATGTGGAACAGGACCATCACAG GTATCCAGGGAGATGTGACCATGGATGCCAGTGGGGACAGAGAGTCAGCCTACATGGTAAAGCACATCCAGGGTGAGGATGGAGAGTTCAAG GTTATTGCCAACTACTTTGGCGCCAACAAGACCTATGAGTCTGTAGATGGGGTGAAAATCCTTTGGCCTGGAGGCAGGAAGACGCCACCAAGAGACACGCCCCCATGTGGCTACAATGGTGAACTCTGCACAG ACAGAAGACTACTGATAGCCATGGGGATGATTGCCAGTGTACTTGTCACAGGGACGATAGCCGTTTGTTTCCTGTACAG GAAGTATATCCTACATGAAAAggtgtctgtgatgctgtggAGGGTCAACCCCAGTGATGTCACCATGATAGAGAACAGCTCGACCTCCactggtcag GTACCTTTCTTCAACTCCCAGTCCATCCATGCATCCTCTGAGTCCATCCTTGATatcttggaagacagacagTCCTCCCTTCGAACAGCTGTTTACAAA GACAACATCTGTTGGGTGCGCTTCCTAAATGTGAAGAATGTCAGTCTGAGTGGAGAGCTTGTCACTGAGCTGAAGCAG tgccGGGACCTGATCCACCCAAACATCTGCAGCTTCATCGGAGTTTGTCTGGAGGCTCCTCAGCTGTTTCTGCTGACAGAGTATTGTCCTAAAGGAAGCCTACAT GACATCTTGACGAATGGCTCCATCAAGCTTGACTGGAGCTTCAAGTACTCCCTGCTGCTCGACATCGTGAAG gggATGGACTACCTACACCGCAGCCCTCTTCGATCACATGGCCACCTGTCCTCTTTCAACTGCGTCGTGGACAGTCGCTTTGTTCTCAAGGTCACCGACCACGGCCTCGGTGACCTCCGACGGCCACTCAGCCGAGAGCCCTGGACca CTCTTGTGTGGCGGGCACCAGAGCTGCTGAGAGACTGCCCGCCCCCTGCTGGCACTCAGAGGGGCGACGTCTACAGCTTTGGAATCATTGTTCAAGAGGTGGTGTACCGAAACGGGCCCTTCTTCATCCCAAACAGCAGCCTCAAGGCAAAAG acATCGTGGCAGGCGTGAAGGCGGGCGGCTGCAGCCCGCTGCGCCCCCACACTGACCGGGAGGTGTGCCCGGAGAGTGTGGAGGCTCTGATGGCATCCTGCTGGAGCGAGAGGGCGGCCGAGCGGCCCGATTTCTCCTCCCTGCGCCTCATCGTCAAGAGGCTCTGTCCCAGTGG tggGGAGAGCATCCTGGACAACCTGCTGAGTCGTCTGGAGCAGTATGCCACCaacctggaggaggtggtgaacGAGCGCACGGGCCAGTTGCTGGAGGAGAAAAGGCGAGCAGAGGGCCTGCTCACCCAGATGTTGCCACG GTCCGTCGCCGTGCAGCTGATCGCTGGGAAGACGGTGAGGGCGGAGACCTACGACTGCGTCACCATCTATTTCAGCGACATCGAGGGCTTCACCGCCATGTCCGCCAGTCTCACACCCATGCAG GTGGTGAATGTACTGAATGACTTGTACACCTACTTTGACAACATCATCGACAACCACAACGTGTACAAG GTGGAGACCATTGGCGACGCCTACATGGTCGTGTCTGGTCTTCCCATTCGAAACGGTGTCAACCACGCCAAGGAGATCGCACGAATGTCCCTGTCAATGGTCCAGGGCATGAAGCAATACCAAAGCCCACACGTACCCCAGCAACAACTAAAGGTCCGCATTGGCCTGCACTCAG GCCCCTGTGTGGCAGGTGTGGTGGGTCTTAAGATGCCTCGTTACTGTTTGTTTGGGGACACGGTCAACACTGCCTCACGAGTCGAGTCGTGCGGATCAC CTCTGAAGATCCATGTGAGCAGCTCCACCAAAGCTCTCCTGGACACATTTGGGACATTCCATTGTGAGCTGAGGGGGGATATTCTGATGAAG GGAAAGGGGCTTGTAAGGACATTTTGGCTTTTGGGAGAGCACCAgtga